The following nucleotide sequence is from Paenibacillus odorifer.
CATTCCCTTCAAACCTCTCCACTGTAACAACCCGCCTGCTCACCTTCCGCCCTCAACCCCGCAACCACAAGGGTTGTCACGTACTTACGGGCATCCGCTGTGAGCAGTAACAGCTCTACCGAGCTTTTAGCCGGCTCCCCTCTGACAAACTTTATTCGTGCACCGTCCAAATCCTCTTGGATGCCGGCAATCGTATACCCTTTAAAAAGCAGCCCATCAATCTCCTGCTGTTCTTTGGCATATTCCGCAAAAGCAGACATTAGACTACACCTCCGCTGATTTCTGCCTTAGAAGGAAGAGGAGCCTCCGCTGCAAAACGTTTGCGTTTCAAATATTTTCCCGAACCTGCTTTGCCGACAAATTGTTTGTCACGAATAACAAATTCACCTCGACTGAGAACAGAAACAGGCTCTCCCTTCACTTCAAAGCCCTCAAACGCATTATAATCTACGTTCATATGGTGCGTGTCCGCAGAAAGGGTTCTTTCTACAGAAGGATCAAAAATGACCAGATCAGCGTCACTACCTACTGCGACCGTGCCTTTTTGCGGATACAAGCCAAACAGCTTGGCGCTAGAGGTAGCAATAATGTCTACGAATTTGTTCAATGAGATCCGGCCTTTCTGCACACCTTCCGAATATAGAATCGTAAACCGGTCCTCGATGGTCGGCCCACCGTTCGGGATTTTGGAGAAATCGCCAAGCCCCAGATCCTTTTGTCCTTTGAAATCAAACGAGCACTGGTCAGAGCCAATCGTCTGCAAGCTGCCGCTCCATAGCGCATCCCACAGAACATCCTGATTCCACTGCTCACGCAGGGGCGGAGACCACACGTATTTGGCACCTTCGAAATTAGGCTTTTCCAGCGCCGTCTGATCCAGCACTAAATACTGTGGACAAGTCTCACCGTATACGCGCAGTCCCTTTTTACGCGCTTCAGCAATCTTCCAAGCGGCTTCCGCACAGGTCACGTGTACAACATACAGCTGAGAATCTGTCAGTTCGGTTAGATAAGCTGCGCGTCCCGTAGCTTCACCCTCCAGCTCCGGCGGGCGGGTCAGCGCATGAAAGATCGGATCAGTGTTGCCTGCGGCCAAGGCCTGCTCAACAAGATATTCAATGACATCTCCATTCTCCGCATGCACCATAACGAGCGCACCTTCTTTTTTCGCGGCTTGAAGGGTCTTAAAAAGTGTGCCGTCATCCGCCTGAAAAGTATTCTTATAAGCCATAAATACTTTGAGCGAGGTAATGCCTTCTTTCTCAATTATCTCCGGAAGCTCACCCAGTACTTTATCGTTTAATTCTGAGACCATCAGGTGGAAGCTGTAATCAATCACCGCTTTATCCTGCGACTTATGATGCCATGTATCTACGGCTTGCTGTAGCGGTTGTCCTTTGGTGGTTAAGCAAAAATCAATGACTGTGGTCGTTCCGCCATATGCAGCCGCAATGGTTCCCGTCTCAAAATCATCAGCTGTAACCGTGCCGCCAAAAGGCATATCCAGATGCGTATGTGGATCAATGCCTCCAGGAAAAACATAACACCCCGAGGCATCTATAATTTCTGCACCAGGGACATCCAAATGAAGGCCAATCTCCGTAATAACCCCGTTTTCAATCGCCACATCGCCTGTATAAGTATCTGCTGCAGTAACGATGATGCCATTTTTAATAATCTTTTTCATCCTTACACCACCTCCACTTCCGAATAGGTGCCATTCAAACTTCCGATCACTTTCTGCCGCTGGTTCCAGGTCAGTGAGGCTGCCCCGGTATCCACTGGAACCATATCGATCGCGCCGTCTGCTGGACAGACAATTGAACAAAGATTACAACCTACACAATCTTCCTCGCGGACCTGTAGAATAGCTTTCCCATCTGTATTAGTTAACATATCAATACACTGATGTGAAGCATCTTCGCAGGCAATATGGCATTTATTACAGTTAATGCAGTTGTTCTCATTAATACGGGCAACGACCTTATAGTTGAGATCCAGATCACCCCAGTTGGAGTACCGGGATACCGATTTACCGATTAACTCTGTTACGGAAGCCAAACCTTTGTCATCCAAATAGTTGTTCAGGCCATCGATCATTTCCTCCACAATCCGGAAGCCATGATGCATGACCGCTGTACATACTTGAATGCCCGTTGCACCCATCAACATGAATTCAACAACATCCTGCCAGGTCGAAATCCCTCCAATACCGGAGATAGGAATGCCGACTCCCCGGTCACGGGCACACTCGGCCACCATACTAAGCGCAATTGGTTTCACAGCCGGCCCGCAGTAACCGCCATGCGCACCCTGACCCCCAACATTCGGAATGGTGTTCCAGCTATGAATATCTACACCAGCAAGACTGTTGATCGTGTTGATCATACTAATCGCGTCCGCTCCACCCTTAACCGCATGGCGGGCAACGACGGTGATATCCGTAATATTAGGCGTCAGCTTCACAATCACCGGGGTCGTCGCAACTTCTTTTACCCAGGTGGTCTGTGCCTGCACCAGATCAGGCTGCTGCCCCGAAGCAGCGCCCATTCCACGCTCAGCCATCCCGTGCGGACAGCCAAAGTTAAGCTCCAGACCGTCTACACCCACATCCTCTACCCGCTTAACAATCTCATGCCATTTATGCTGCGTTGGTTCTACCATCAGGGAGGCTATAATCGCATGATTCGGGAATCTTTTTTTCGTTTCATAGATTTCCTTCAGATTAACTTCAAGCGGACGGTCGGTGATCAGTTCAATATTGTTAAAGCCCGCAACCCGTTGCCCATTGAAATTTACTGCCGCAAAACGCGATGAGGTATTAATGATTGGATCGCCGAGCGTCTTCCACACCGCCCCGCCCCAACCCGCTTCAAAGGCCCGCTGCACTTGATAACCTGTATTCGTAGGCGGCGCGGAGGCCAACCAGAACGGATTCGGTGATTTGATTCCTGCGAGATTAATACTTAAATCTGCCATTGATGTTCCCTCCCTGTCATGTAAAATCCTATTTGATTTCTACGCTCAGCCCGCAGATCTAACAACGACCTCCTGCTGGCCTGAGAATTGTTTAACAATCGCATGGGCTGCATCTTTTCCCTGCTGTGCCGCTGATACAACCATGGCCTCGCCTTTACCTGAACCAAATATGATGTCCCCAGCGGCATAAATCTGCGGATCGGAGGTTTGGCAGGTGACCTCATTCACCCTCACAACCCCACGGTCATGCATAAGACCTAAGGAATCTATTAGATCTAGACGACGCTTTTGACCAATAGCTATTACAACTGCATCTACAGGAATCAAGAACTCAGAACCCTCGATCGGCATAGGTATTGGACGCCCATCTTTGCCCAGCTCCTCCGTCAGCTTCATCTGCACACATTCCAGTGCAGTTACATTCCCAAGCCCATCACCCACGATACGTTTCGGTAAGGTAAGCCAGTTGAACTCCACACCTTCCTGCTTCGCAAATTCATATTCAAAGTCATAAGCCGTCATCTCTTCGCGGGTCCGGCGGTAGACCATTTTCACATTGGTGGCTCCCAGCCGCACTGAGCAAGTCGCTGCATCAATAGCCGTATTCCCTGCACCAATGACAGCGACCCGCTGACCCATCAGCTCTAGTAGAGGAATGCCCGTCTTAGTGGATTCTACGAGCGCAATAGCATCATAAACTCCAGCCATTTTTTCACCCTCAATCCCTATTGGAGGCACATAACCCATACCCGCTGCCAAAACGATGGCATCATAATTCGACTTCAGCTCATCTACAGAAACATCTACTCCGACTTTCACACCTGTACGTATTTCCACACCCAGCTTCTCTACCTGCTCTACTTCCCAAAGAGATACAGACTGCGGGAGCCGAAACGATACAATCCCATGTGTATCCAGCCCACCCGCTAACGCCTTCGCTTCGTAGATCACAACAGCAAAACCTTCACGGGCGAGTTCCCTAGCCGCTGACAATCCCGCAGGACCACCGCCGATAACGGCTACCTTTTTCCCATTAGGAATGCCAGCCTTAAATAATTGAACTCCGCTGTTCATCGCCCAATCTGTCGCATAACGCTGCAGCAGTCCGATTTGGATCGGCGCCGAGGCATCATTTAACACACAGGCGCCTTCACACAGCTCATCTGTAGGACAAACACGAGCACAGCTGGCACCCACAGGATTGGAATCCATAATCGTCTGTGCCGAGCCTTTCAGATTGTCAGTGGCGATCCGTTTGATAAAGGAGGGAATATTAATGCTGGTCGGACATGCTTTTATACATGGGGCATCATAGCAATATAGACAGCGATTGGACTCATCCATGGCACCTTTATGGGTCAGAGGCGGCTCAGCCTCGGCGAAATTACGCATGAACATATCAGGTGTAAATGCTGTTAACGGAGAAGAATGCTCCATCACTAGTCCCTCCTTATGGGTAATTTTTCATATTTGTGTTATATAATATAACATTATTTCAAGTTTTGTCTGAATATTTTGCTTACATCTTTTAATTATTGTAGTAATATAAGCTTTAACAGAAATTATCTCTCAACGTTCTCCCTGATTAGGTTATATATACTGACATCCGTTAATCAAACTATAGTCATTTCGAATTTTCGTTGCATTAGACACTTTGTCTAATTTCAAAACTGTATTTTTTACGAGTGAGAATAGGCTGAGAATAACAGGGCATTAACCGAAGGCCAGAGCGCAGAAGATCGAGGGGGAGTAACTATGGACTGGGAGCTTGTATTAACCATTCGTGACGCTTTAAAAAGACCACTATTCGCAGAAGCCGAGGTGATCGGCGGGAAAAGCGGCCTAAGCCGTGCCATTCGCTGGGTGCATGTGCTGGAAAGTGCCAACTTCGAGACTCTGATTCATGGCGAAGAAATGATTTTGACTACGGGGATTGGTGCAAGTGTCGATCTCCCTTCCTCCTTGGAGTTTATGCAGAACCTGATCGATAAAAATGCAGCTTGCCTATGTATTGAGTTAGGTACGTATTTCAGCACCATCCCGCAAGAGATGATCGAATTAGCCGATAGGCATGACTTTCCGCTAATCATCTTCACCCGCACGGTTCGTTTCGTAGATATCACGTTGGATCTTCATTCGATTATCATCAACCGGCATCACCGGATGCTCCAAGAACTTGAAAAAATCTCACGTGAATTCCACCGTCTGACCTTAACTTCACAAGGAACGCTGAAAGTGCTGCAATTATTGTGCAAAAGCACCCGCACACAAATTGTCTATATGCAGCTACAAGGCAAACCCTTATTTTTCCCGGCCCTTTCGCCGGAAGAGCAGGCTCCATTGCTGAATTTTTTCACCGCCTTCGGCGACGAGCTGGAAGGAATTCAACCTGACGCTGCCCCCTATATCCGGGAATATGGACAGAAGACCATCGCGCTCAAGCCTGTAGGTGCGCTGGATCAGACCTGGGCTTACATTCTGATGGTATGCAATCACAAACCACAGGAATTCGACTGTCTGCTGCTGGATTCCGCCTCTTTGTCCATTGCTCAGGAGCTGCTGCGAACCCGGTATATGGAGGAGCGCAAGCTTTTTTCAGAAAATCTATGGGTCGACGAGCTGATCAATGGCCGCATCGAAGATGATAACCGCTTAAAGGGCCTGATAGGCTCTAATTTCAACGTGGTCAACGAGCTCCCTTACCGTGTATGCCTTATAGAGATCAAGAACCCCAGAGATGTAAAATGGAACAGCTCGGAGAACGAATGGGAGTCCATCACCTTCCACCTTTCGCTCATCCTGCGTTCCATCTTTGAGAAATATTCTTTACGTCCGCTGATCACCCTTAAGAACAATCGCCTCACCGTCATCGCCCTCGACATCCAATCAAAAATGCCTGGCAAAATGCGACTTCAACAAGCACTTGAAGCCCTGCAGAACATCCGCTCCGATGAGAAGCTCAAGGATTTGCAGCTCGTCATTGGAGTCAGCAAATCGCATAAGCGCCTAAAACGAGCCTATTCCGGTTATCAGGAAGCCCTACAGGCATTGTCGTTATACTCCTGTTACCAGAAGTCACTGCTCTTCTATGAAGAGCTGGGTGTATTCCAGTTGCTGTTGAGCTTAAATGACGGAAAAACGTTGCAGAACTTCATTCGCAGTTATCTCGGCCCGCTAATCGACCACGACCAAACCAAAGGCAGCGAGCTGCTGCTTACCCTTCGTGTTTATCTGGATCATGATGGTTCCAAACAAATTGCCGCTCGAAACTTATTCATTGTCAGACAGTCACTTTATTATCGCCTGGACAAAATAACAGAGCTACTGGGTGAAGACTTCATGCAGCCAGAGAATCGGATCTCCATTCAAGTCGCCCTGCGCGCTTACCAATTTCTATATCCAGACAAAATCACTTTACCTAGCCCCCGTTCAGCACAGATTTAAAGGTATCGATAATAAATTCTATATCTTCATCCGTGGAGGATAACGGCGGGGCGAAGGTAAGCACATTGTTGAACCCAGCTACGGTATCGCCATTTTTGCCGATGATAAGCCCCTTGGACTTACATTCGGCAATAATTCCTTTCACAATATTCAGATCAACCGGCTTCTTACTGACCTTGTCTTCAACCAGCTCAACCCCTGTCATCAAACCAAAGCTGCGGACATCACCTACAAGCTTGTGATCAAGCAGCTCGGTAAATTCTGTATTTATTCTTTTACCTAAAAGATCCGCACGTTCCACCAGCTTCTCCTGCTCGATAATCTCCAGATTACGCAGCGCCAGCGCACAGGAGGCAGGGTTGCCACCAAAAGTATTCACATGGCGAAAATGGCCATAGTCATCGCTATTGTCCTTAAATACCTCATAGATATCCTTACGAACAGCAGTCGCGGATAAAGGAAGATAAGCGCTAGTCAGTCCCTTAGCCATCGTTACGATGTCAGGCTTCACATTAAAGTTGTGATGACCAAACTTACGTCCAGAACGCCCGAATCCACAAATCACCTCATCCATAATGAGCAACACACCGTGCTTACGGCAGATTTCCTGCACCCGATCCAAATAAACCTGATGCGGTACAATGACGCCACCACCCGTAATTACAGGCTCCATAATCACCGCAGCTACCGTCTCCACGCCTTCCCAGATGATCATATCCTCTATGGACTGTGCACACTGGAGGTTGAATTCTTCCACAGTCATCCCGGCCGGGCGGCGATAGCTGTCCGGGGGAGCTACATGCAGAAACCCACCCGCCAGCGGTTCATATTTATATTTGCGCTGGGCCTGGCCTGTTGCAGATAATGCACCCAGCGAACTGCCGTGATATCCACGATAACGGGCAATGAATTTATGGCGATAATGCTGGCCGATTTGCTGCTGGTACTGGCGTGCCATTTTGAAAGCAGCCTCATTGGCTTCCGATCCACTATTGGAAAAGAAGATCACGTAATCGCCTCCGAGCCATTCATTCAGCTTCTCCGCCAGCGCAATCGCCGGGAGATGACTTTGTGTCAGAGGAAAATAAGGCAGGGTCAGCAACTGATTGTAAGCAGCTTCCGCCAGCTCCTTGCGCCCGTATCCCACATTTACACACCATAAGCCAGACATCCCATCCAAAAATCGATTGCCCTGTATATCCGTAATCCACGACCCACTCGCCGAGGCGGCAATCATAGGCGGATTCTTTTCACTATAAGGCGTAATGTTGTGCCATAAATATTCCTGATCCTTCTTCACCGCAAGCTCGCTATCGTTCCCCAGACTCTGCATAACATTTTCTCCTCTCAGCAGCTCATTTTCTCTAATAACGGGCAGTGATCATCTTTTTACGCGTATAGAACTCCACCCCATCACGCCCATTGGCATGCAGGTCTCCATAGAACGATTTCTTATAACCCGAGAAGGGGAAAAATGCCATGGGCGCAGGCACGCCCAGATTCACACCCAACATCCCTGCATCAATTTCTTCCCGAAATTCACGAACCGCCTTTGCGCTGTCTGTATAAATACAAGCCCCATTCGCGAATGGGGACTGATTCGTTACCCCAATCGCTTCACTCAGACTTTTCACACGAATCACTGACAATACCGGTGCAAAAATCTCATCCTTCCAGATGGTCATTCCCGGCTGTACATGATCAAATATCGTCGGCCCGATAAAATAACCCGCACCACCCGTAGCAGCATCCTTCCGCCCGTCTCTCACAAGCTTGGCTGCCTCAGCTTCACCAGTCTCAATGTAATAAAGCGTCCGCTCCTTATTCGACTGGCGAATTACCGGACCCAAAAACACCCCGTCATCGGCGCCATTACCAATCTTAAGCTCATCCGCAGCCGCAGCCAGACGGTTCACTAGCTCGTCAGCGATATCCTCATGAACCACTACGACCGAGCAAGCCATACACCGCTCACCTGCCGAGCCAAAGGAGGCCGCAATGATATTTTTGACCGCATTGTCCAGCTCCGCATCAGGCAGCACAATCGAGTGATTCTTAGCGCCTGCCAATGCCTGAACCCGCTTCCCTTGCGCCGTCCCTGCCTTATATACATATTCCGCAACCGGCTGCGAACCCACGAACGAAATCGCCTTCACTTCATCATGCTCCAGCAGCCCATTCACAACCTCGTGCGCCCCATGTACCACATTCAGTACACCTGGAGGAAAGCCCGCTTCGGCAAATAACTCTGCCAATCGATTAACAAGCAGCGGTGTCCGTTCAGAAGGCTTCAGCACAAAGGTATTTCCACAAGCGATGGCAAGCGGAAACATCCAACAAGGAACCATCATTGGAAAGTTAAAAGGGGCAATTCCCCCGATAACCCCCAATGGATAGCGGTACATCCCGGATTCAATTCCGGTAGCAATGTCCGGGAGCTGGCTGCCCATCATCAACGTGGGGATGCCTGCGGCAAATTCCACACACTCAATTCCACGCTGCACCTCACCTTGCGCCTCTTCCAGACTTTTGCCATTCTCCAGCGTGATCAGCTCGGCCAGCTCATGCCAATGCTTCACCAGCAGCTGTTGATATTGGAAAAAGTAGCGGGCACGACGCGGCACAGCGACCCTTTTCCACACTTGAAATGCCACTGCAGCCGCATCTACCGCCGCACCCAGCTCTTCCCTACTGGAAATGGGCACATAGGCAATCACTTCACCCGTCGCCGGATTATATACCTCTTCATCTCGCCCGGACGACGATTCTACCCAAGCTCCATTCACATAATTCTTAACTCTTTCAGCCTGCGTTACTAGGAGAGACATAGCTCGCACCTCTTTCTCTGTTTCAGATGCACTGATGGACTGCTGATTATAATAGATGACCGCCAGATCAGGCGGCCATCCACTGTAACATTTGAGCTCAACTGGTTATTTTGCCGCCATTTCTACGATTTCGTTCGTGTAAGCCTCATCTACCTTAACCGGTTCTTTAATGACACCAAATTTAAGCGAAATATCAGCAGTTTGCTGGAACGCCGCCGCATCGGTATATCCCATCTTGGCACTGTCAAAGCCTTCAGGTAGAATCAGCTTGGCAACCTCAGTCATCATTGTCAGCTGATGTTCCTTCGTTGTACTGCCGTCTTCCGCTTGCTTCATCACACTGTCCACTGCGGCTGCAGGATCAGCAATTGCATCTTTCCAGCCTTTCAGGGAGGCACGTACGAACTTTGCCGCAGTCTCTTTGTTCTCCGCAAGCCATTCCTTATTGGCGAACAAGTTATCCTCAAGCATCGCAACGCCTTCCGTATTCATGTCGATGACATTCAGATCCTCAGCCTTAATGCCTGACTCCAACACTACTTGGTACTCGTTATAGGTCATCGCTGAGGCCGCATCGATCTGATCGCCCAAGAACTGATCCATCGTGAACCCTTGCTTCGTAAAGCTCAGATCCTTATTCGGATCGAACTTATATTTATCGAATAACGCTAATAGTTCAAACTCGTTGCCGCCCATCCAGTTGCCTACTTTTTTACCCTTAAGATCAGCGGCTGAGTTGATGCCCGCCGATTTTTTGGAAACCAGGACCAATCCGCTCTTTTGATAGATTTGCGCGATCTGCACCAGCGGCATTCCCTCTTCAAGACTCGGCAGCAAGCTGGCTACCCAACCCACACCGATATCTGCGGAGCCGCCTGCCACTTGCTGTTCCGGAACGATATCAGGCCCACCCGGCAGAATTTCTACATCCAAGCCTTCTTCCTTGTAATATCCTTTATCCTGCGCCACAAAATACCCAGCGAATTGTGCCTGCGGCACCCATTTCAGCTGTAGCTTCACTGTAACTGGATCAGCAGCCGGTTCAGTAGCAGCACTTGCGTCAGGAGCTGCTGATACTTCAGGGGCAGTCGTAGCTTCAGCTGCCGAGTTATTATTGTTGCCACCGCAACCCGCCATTAAAGAAACACTCAACATCATCACGATTGCCAACAAACCACCACGAAATTTGCGTTTTTTCCCGTTCATCAACCGAACTCCCCCTATCGTAATTTAAGTTTGTAACAAGCACAGTATGGACAAGCATCGTGGTGCGTTTATGCATACAGCCGCGGGCGGTTTCTCTTTTCCATTCCCACTATGGCCGGATGTAATGAGGGCGAGATTAAGTACGCTGCGAAGGATGCCACTTAATGAATACTTTCTCCAGCCGCTCAACCACTAAATAGAAGAGCACGCCTGCAATTGCAGCCAGCACAATACAGGACCAGCCCAGTGGCATTTTGGCAACTTTAATGGAATTGGAGAGCAGATATCCAAGCCCCTTTGAGGAGAAAAAGAATTCCCCAACAATGGCGCCAATCATACTGGCAGTAGCATTAATCTTCAGTGCTGTAAATACATAGGGCAGACTGCTCTGAATCCGCAGATAACGGAACACTGCCGGTTTACCTGCCGCATAAGAATGCATCAGATCCAGCGCCAATGGATCAATCGCCGCCATGCCCTTATAGGCGTTGATCGCCATCGCTGCCATTGTAGTTGCTGTTACTATGGCAATTCGTGAGCCTATCCCATCTCCAAACCACAGATTCATGATGGGCGCGAGGGCGACGATGGGCACAGCATTTAGGGCGGCAACCAGCGTCAAGCTTCCACTCCCCCAGCGCGGCCAAGCCGTAGCGACTAAAGCGATCAGGAAGCCGATAGCAGAACCAACCAACATTCCCAGCACAGCTTCAGCAAGCGTGTATCCGGTATAGGACAACAACAAGCTGAAATTATCTCGCATAGTTTCGGCGATGGCTGTAGGCAGCGGGAGTTGATACTTTTTCAGATCAAAGATCTTATGAAAGAATTGAAATTCCCATAGTGCAAGAAATAACAGACCTGCCAGTACAGGCAGCAGCACCCCTGCACTAAATATCCTCTTCAGCATTCGTGAGCCGCCTCGACTCGCCGTAGCTTCCGCAGGTTTCGGAACGGCTACAGCATTCTTTTGTGTAGCCGTTAGCGCCGGCTGAGCCATTTCTTTACCAGTAGAGCCTATAAACGAGGTCTCCCGAACGGAGTTAGTTTCCATTAGCGGCTGCCTCCTTTCGGACGATATTCAGGCTGCCAAGGCGTTACCAGGCGTTCTATCAGACTGATTAACCAGTAGCTTACGATCCCCAGCAAGGCACCCACAATCACCGTAGACCAGAACATATAGGTGTGAGAGCTTCCATAATAGAGATTGCGCAGCATAATTACACCAATGCCATGCTGGGCACCCATAAGCTCCACCAGAATAGCTCCAGTCACAGCAAGTGGGGCAGCTATCTTAAGCCCACCGAACAAACCCGGCAAAGCCGCTGGGAATCTTAGTTTCCAATAGACCGCCCAAGGTTTGGCCGCGTAAGAATGCATCAATTCGAGCGCTGATGGATCTACACTCCGCAAGCCGCGCAGCATGTTCAGAGCCACCGGGAAAAAGGTGATATATCCCGAAATAATAATCCGCGAGGTCTGCTCATCGCGCACAATCCCGTAGATGATGGGTGCCAACCCCAGAATCGGAATCATCTGCGAGGCAATAGCATAAGGAAAAGTTAATTGCTCTATTGTCTTCGACAAACTCATCAGCACCGCCAATGAGGCACCAGCTACCGCTCCAATCAGGAAGCCAACACCAGCATTACCGAAGGTCGCAGCCCCCTCCTTCAAGAGCGTGCCTCCATACTGCCACAAGGTAGCTAACACCTCATGAACATATGGCAGCTTGGACTGTGCTAACGGCGTCTCCACCACATGGAGCAGCATCCAGGAAGTGCCTTCCCAGACTAGCAGCAGGCCAAAAATCCAGACGAACAACGGCAGCAGACGACCTCGCACAAAGATACTGCCCCCTTTCATCACTACACCCCTTCGAAGCTGTCGCGAATACGTGCGATCAGTTCGAAAAACTCTGGGCTATTTCTCATTTCCGCCGTTCGCGGACGTGGCAGAGGAATTTCGACCACAGCAGACAAGCGACCCGGATGCGGGGAAAGAACAAACACCCGGTCAGAGAGGAATATAGATTCAGGAATACTATGAGTTACAAAAACAATTGTGTTCTGCACTTTACTCCAGACAGACAATAGCTCTTCATTCAATCGCTCACGCGTAAATTCATCCAGCGCAGAGAATGGCTCATCCATGAGCAGAATTTCCGGCTCCATCGATAGCGCTCTGGCAATCGCTACACGCTGTTGCATCCCGCCGCTGAGCTGCCACGGATATTTATCCGCAAAGCTCTGCAACCCCACCAGATCAAGAAGCTCCATCGCCTTTTCCTCACGGATTGACTTCTTTACCCCCATCAGCTCCAGCGGCAATGTGATGTTATGCTTCACTTTCCGCCAGTCGTATAACACTGGACTTTGAAAAACAATGCCATATTTTTGCGCCAGCCTGGCTTCTCTGGCACTTTTCCCAGCTACCACAATGTTCCCGCCTGTTGGTGCTATGAGATCGGCCATCAGTCTAAGCAGCGTCGTTTTTCCACATCCGGAAGGTCCGAGCAGGGAGACGAACTCCCCTTTAGCAATATCAAGACTCACCTGATGCAGGGCAAGCA
It contains:
- the hydA gene encoding dihydropyrimidinase; this translates as MKKIIKNGIIVTAADTYTGDVAIENGVITEIGLHLDVPGAEIIDASGCYVFPGGIDPHTHLDMPFGGTVTADDFETGTIAAAYGGTTTVIDFCLTTKGQPLQQAVDTWHHKSQDKAVIDYSFHLMVSELNDKVLGELPEIIEKEGITSLKVFMAYKNTFQADDGTLFKTLQAAKKEGALVMVHAENGDVIEYLVEQALAAGNTDPIFHALTRPPELEGEATGRAAYLTELTDSQLYVVHVTCAEAAWKIAEARKKGLRVYGETCPQYLVLDQTALEKPNFEGAKYVWSPPLREQWNQDVLWDALWSGSLQTIGSDQCSFDFKGQKDLGLGDFSKIPNGGPTIEDRFTILYSEGVQKGRISLNKFVDIIATSSAKLFGLYPQKGTVAVGSDADLVIFDPSVERTLSADTHHMNVDYNAFEGFEVKGEPVSVLSRGEFVIRDKQFVGKAGSGKYLKRKRFAAEAPLPSKAEISGGVV
- the preA gene encoding NAD-dependent dihydropyrimidine dehydrogenase subunit PreA, with amino-acid sequence MADLSINLAGIKSPNPFWLASAPPTNTGYQVQRAFEAGWGGAVWKTLGDPIINTSSRFAAVNFNGQRVAGFNNIELITDRPLEVNLKEIYETKKRFPNHAIIASLMVEPTQHKWHEIVKRVEDVGVDGLELNFGCPHGMAERGMGAASGQQPDLVQAQTTWVKEVATTPVIVKLTPNITDITVVARHAVKGGADAISMINTINSLAGVDIHSWNTIPNVGGQGAHGGYCGPAVKPIALSMVAECARDRGVGIPISGIGGISTWQDVVEFMLMGATGIQVCTAVMHHGFRIVEEMIDGLNNYLDDKGLASVTELIGKSVSRYSNWGDLDLNYKVVARINENNCINCNKCHIACEDASHQCIDMLTNTDGKAILQVREEDCVGCNLCSIVCPADGAIDMVPVDTGAASLTWNQRQKVIGSLNGTYSEVEVV
- a CDS encoding NAD(P)-dependent oxidoreductase → MEHSSPLTAFTPDMFMRNFAEAEPPLTHKGAMDESNRCLYCYDAPCIKACPTSINIPSFIKRIATDNLKGSAQTIMDSNPVGASCARVCPTDELCEGACVLNDASAPIQIGLLQRYATDWAMNSGVQLFKAGIPNGKKVAVIGGGPAGLSAARELAREGFAVVIYEAKALAGGLDTHGIVSFRLPQSVSLWEVEQVEKLGVEIRTGVKVGVDVSVDELKSNYDAIVLAAGMGYVPPIGIEGEKMAGVYDAIALVESTKTGIPLLELMGQRVAVIGAGNTAIDAATCSVRLGATNVKMVYRRTREEMTAYDFEYEFAKQEGVEFNWLTLPKRIVGDGLGNVTALECVQMKLTEELGKDGRPIPMPIEGSEFLIPVDAVVIAIGQKRRLDLIDSLGLMHDRGVVRVNEVTCQTSDPQIYAAGDIIFGSGKGEAMVVSAAQQGKDAAHAIVKQFSGQQEVVVRSAG
- a CDS encoding PucR family transcriptional regulator; its protein translation is MDWELVLTIRDALKRPLFAEAEVIGGKSGLSRAIRWVHVLESANFETLIHGEEMILTTGIGASVDLPSSLEFMQNLIDKNAACLCIELGTYFSTIPQEMIELADRHDFPLIIFTRTVRFVDITLDLHSIIINRHHRMLQELEKISREFHRLTLTSQGTLKVLQLLCKSTRTQIVYMQLQGKPLFFPALSPEEQAPLLNFFTAFGDELEGIQPDAAPYIREYGQKTIALKPVGALDQTWAYILMVCNHKPQEFDCLLLDSASLSIAQELLRTRYMEERKLFSENLWVDELINGRIEDDNRLKGLIGSNFNVVNELPYRVCLIEIKNPRDVKWNSSENEWESITFHLSLILRSIFEKYSLRPLITLKNNRLTVIALDIQSKMPGKMRLQQALEALQNIRSDEKLKDLQLVIGVSKSHKRLKRAYSGYQEALQALSLYSCYQKSLLFYEELGVFQLLLSLNDGKTLQNFIRSYLGPLIDHDQTKGSELLLTLRVYLDHDGSKQIAARNLFIVRQSLYYRLDKITELLGEDFMQPENRISIQVALRAYQFLYPDKITLPSPRSAQI
- a CDS encoding aspartate aminotransferase family protein; the encoded protein is MQSLGNDSELAVKKDQEYLWHNITPYSEKNPPMIAASASGSWITDIQGNRFLDGMSGLWCVNVGYGRKELAEAAYNQLLTLPYFPLTQSHLPAIALAEKLNEWLGGDYVIFFSNSGSEANEAAFKMARQYQQQIGQHYRHKFIARYRGYHGSSLGALSATGQAQRKYKYEPLAGGFLHVAPPDSYRRPAGMTVEEFNLQCAQSIEDMIIWEGVETVAAVIMEPVITGGGVIVPHQVYLDRVQEICRKHGVLLIMDEVICGFGRSGRKFGHHNFNVKPDIVTMAKGLTSAYLPLSATAVRKDIYEVFKDNSDDYGHFRHVNTFGGNPASCALALRNLEIIEQEKLVERADLLGKRINTEFTELLDHKLVGDVRSFGLMTGVELVEDKVSKKPVDLNIVKGIIAECKSKGLIIGKNGDTVAGFNNVLTFAPPLSSTDEDIEFIIDTFKSVLNGG